One region of Callithrix jacchus isolate 240 chromosome 16, calJac240_pri, whole genome shotgun sequence genomic DNA includes:
- the LOC128929921 gene encoding uncharacterized protein LOC128929921, whose product MGEEESLMCFKYEWSKAHYHFGINVENGWRRMIFVRRLHKIPVEERELFSEDFAFSHKLTQKIKYLAPFTPVMEESILGNRCQVNQPVGFTSIREATTSCNFQYAEDLRKNLTPKI is encoded by the exons ATGGGCGAAGAGGAGTCACTGATGTGTTTTAAGTATGAATGGAGCAAAGCTCACTATCATTTTGGCATCAATGTGGAGAATGGATGGAGGAGGATGATATTTGTTAGAAGACTGCACAAGATTCCAGTTGAG GAACGGGAACTCTTTTCAGAAGACTTTGCTTTTTCTCATAAGCTGACCCAGAAAATCAAGTATCTGGCCCCTTTTACCCCTGTGATGGAGGAGAGCATTCTTGGGAATAGATGTCAAGTGAACCAACCTGTGGGATTTACCTCTATTAGGGAGGCGACTACTTCATGT AATTTTCAGTATGCAGAGGATTTGAGGAAAAACTTAACACCAAAAATTTAG